A portion of the Carya illinoinensis cultivar Pawnee chromosome 11, C.illinoinensisPawnee_v1, whole genome shotgun sequence genome contains these proteins:
- the LOC122280587 gene encoding protein FLX-like 1, translating into MSGRNRGPPLPLKGAPHAGLPPAVREVPFGRGVGPMPHPALLEEMRESHFGMGPRPLPPHPAIIQEGLDAQYQEIQGLLVDNQRLAATHVALKQELEATQHELQRMGHFADSLRAEKDGQMRELYEKSVHLEVDLRGVEAMRAELIQVRVDIKELSVARQELTGQVQAMTQDLARLTADLQQAPALRAEIESMKQELQRAKAAIEYEKKGYADNYEHGQVMEKKLLSMARELEKLRAEIANAEKRARAAAAVGNPGTGYNVNYGNPEAGYAGNLYPANYGMNPVQAGAENFPHYGPGPASWSAYEMQRAQGHR; encoded by the exons atgtCTGGAAGAAATCGAGGACCCCCTCTTCCATTGAAAGGAGCTCCTCATGCTGGATTGCCCCCTGCAGTTCGTGAAGTGCCATTTGGCAGGGGGGTTGGGCCAATGCCCCATCCAGCTCTACTTGAGGAGATGAGAGAATCCCATTTCGGAATGGGTCCCAGGCCGCTTCCTCCTCATCCTGCAATAATTCAGGAGGGTCTTGATGCTCAGTATCAAGAAATTCAGGGTCTCTTAGTCGATAACCAGAGGCTAGCTGCCACCCATGTTGCCCTTAAGCAGGAACTGGAAGCCACCCAGCATGAGTTGCAAAGAATGGGTCACTTTGCAGACTCCTTGCGGGCGGAGAAGGACGGTCAGATGAGAGAATTGTATGAGAAGTCTGTTCATTTGGAGGTGGATCTTCGTGGGGTTGAGGCTATGCGTGCTGAGCTTATTCAAGTTCGTGTTGATATTAAAGAGCTGAGTGTCGCAAGGCAGGAGCTGACAGGTCAGGTACAAGCGATGACACAAGATTTGGCTAGACTTACAGCAGATTTGCAACAGGCGCCAGCATTACGGGCAGAAATTGAGTCTATGAAGCAGGAGTTGCAACGTGCAAA AGCGGCCATTGAGTATGAGAAGAAAGGATATGCAGACAATTATGAGCATGGTCAAGTGATGGAGAAGAAGCTGCTCTCAATGGCTCGAGAATTGGAGAAGCTTCGTGCAGAGATTGCTAATGCAGAGAAGAGAGCtcgtgctgctgctgctgttggGAACCCAG GGACAGGCTACAACGTGAATTATGGCAATCCTGAGGCAGGTTATGCAGGAAATCTTTATCCTGCTAACTATGGCATGAATCCT GTACAGGCAGGTGCAGAAAATTTCCCCCATTATGGACCTGGTCCTGCTTCCTGGAGTGCCTATGAAATGCAACGAGCTCAAGGACACAGATAG